A genomic stretch from Telopea speciosissima isolate NSW1024214 ecotype Mountain lineage chromosome 7, Tspe_v1, whole genome shotgun sequence includes:
- the LOC122668968 gene encoding aspartyl protease AED3-like encodes MRTTPPLPLLVLSLSLLALRCLCPSQGSTLSCGSSNNEGSTLEVMHVYSPCSPFRPKKALSWEQSILDLAAKDDARLLYLSSLVARRSIVPIASGRQVIQSPTYIVRVRFGTPAQPMFMALDTSSDVAWIPCTGCVGCSSVVFNPTKSTTYKPVGCSAPQCTQVPNPTCDGAACSFNLTYGSSTVAATISQDRLVLATDPIPNYAFGCIKAATGNSVPPQGLLGLGRGPMSLLSQSQSLYQSTFSYCLPDFRSANFSGSLRLGPVAQPIRIKFTPLLTNPRRSSLYYVNMNGISVGRRLVNIPPSALAFNPTTGAGTIFDSGTVFTRLVQPAYIAVRDEFRRRIKAGPVSSLGGFDTCYMQTVVSPTITLHFTGMNVTLPQENFLIHSTAGSITCLAMAASPDNVNSVLNVIANMQQQNHRLLYDVPNSRLGVAREPCTH; translated from the exons ATGAGGACAACACCACCACTCCCTCTGCTAGTCCTCTCCCTATCACTCTTAGCCCTTCGCTGCCTCTGCCCTTCTCAAGGATCCACCCTCAGTTGTGGCTCCTCCAACAATGAAGGCTCCACTCTTGAAGTCATGCATGTCTACAGCCCTTGCTCACCTTTCCGCCCCAAGAAAGCCCTCTCTTGGGAACAATCTATCCTTGACTTGGCTGCAAAAGACGATGCCCGTCTTCTCTATCTATCTAGCCTCGTCGCTCGTAGATCAATTGTTCCGATTGCCTCCGGCCGGCAGGTTATCCAGAGCCCAACCTACATTGTCCGGGTCAGATTTGGCACACCGGCCCAGCCCATGTTTATGGCCTTGGATACCAGCAGTGATGTTGCTTGGATCCCCTGCACCGGCTGTGTAGGATGCTCTTCCGTCGTCTTCAATCCCACCAAGTCAACAACTTATAAGCCAGTCGGGTGCTCCGCCCCGCAATGCACGCAGGTCCCAAACCCGACTTGCGATGGTGCCGCCTGCTCATTCAATCTAACCTACGGCTCCTCCACCGTCGCCGCCACCATATCACAAGACAGGCTAGTCCTTGCCACCGATCCTATCCCCAACTACGCCTTCGGTTGCATTAAAGCAGCTACCGGAAACTCGGTACCCCCTCAGGGCTTACTCGGACTTGGTCGGGGCCCCATGTCACttctctcccaatcccagtccCTCTACCAGTCAACCTTCTCCTACTGCTTGCCCGACTTCCGGTCCGCTAATTTCTCCGGTTCACTCCGGCTCGGACCAGTAGCTCAACCAATACGAATCAAATTCACCCCACTCCTCACTAACCCAAGAAGGTCCTCCCTCTACTATGTCAACATGAACGGAATCAGCGTCGGTCGCCGGCTAGTCAACATCCCGCCGAGCGCACTAGCTTTCAATCCAACAACCGGTGCCGGAACCATATTCGACTCGGGCACGGTCTTCACTCGGTTGGTCCAACCAGCCTACATTGCCGTAAGAGACGAGTTCCGGCGGAGGATCAAGGCCGGACCGGTGTCATCGTTGGGTGGGTTCGATACCTGTTATATGCAGACGGTGGTGTCGCCGACCATAACGCTGCATTTTACGGGGATGAACGTGACTTTGCCGCAGGAGAACTTTTTGATACATAGTACGGCAGGGAGTATAACATGCTTGGCCATGGCAGCTTCGCCGGATAATGTGAATTCGGTGCTGAATGTGATAGCGAACATGCAGCAGCAGAATCACAGGTTGCTTTACGATGTGCCAAACTCGAGGTTGGGTGTGGCACGTGAACCCTGTACTCATTA a
- the LOC122666702 gene encoding non-specific phospholipase C2-like, protein MATKISVTPSIPLLHLLLLLLLLCNSSSFAGPIKTVVVLVMENRSFDHMLGWMKQTNPEINGVNGTESNPLSTADPNSNLIFFNDQSHFIDPDPGHSFQAILEQIFGSNATNITTTTTLPSMNGFAQQAFAMTGSLNMTQTVMSGFQPERVPVYKALASEFAVFDRWFAAVPASTQPNRLYVHSATSHGATSNDGFLLSLGYPQRTIFENLDQAGFSFGIYYQNLPTTLFYRNLRKLKYAMKFRPYDLFFKRDAKEGRLPNYVVVEQRYFDTILWPANDDHPSHDVYDGQMLVKEVYEALRTGPQWNETMLVITYDEHGGFYDHVATPVSGVPSPDAVVGPEPFFFGFDRLGVRVPTIVVSPWINKGTVVHGPNGSPFPTSEFEHSSIPATVKKLFNLSSPFLTRRDEWAGTFEGILQGRAEPRTDCPVELPTPVKLRKGEAKEDAKLSEFQKELIHLAAVLKGDHLLTTYPKKIGKQMTVKEGKQYVEDAVNRFFEAVHSAKRMGVDEEQIVKMRPSLTTRSSSSSKPIIHHP, encoded by the exons ATGGCGACAAAGATTTCTGTAACCCCTTCCATAccccttctccatctcctcctcctcctcctcctcctctgtaATTCTTCCTCCTTTGCAGGTCCCATCAAGACAGTAGTGGTTTTAGTAATGGAGAACCGTTCCTTCGACCACATGCTCGGATGGATGAAACAGACAAACCCTGAAATCAACGGTGTCAACGGCACAGAATCAAACCCTCTCTCCACCGCCGATCCAAACTCCAATCTCATTTTCTTCAACGATCAATCCCATTTCATCGACCCAGATCCCGGTCACTCCTTCCAAGCTATTCTCGAACAGATCTTCGGCTCAAACGCCACAAACatcaccactaccactactctTCCATCCATGAACGGTTTCGCCCAACAAGCATTCGCCATGACCGGTTCTCTCAACATGACCCAAACCGTCATGTCCGGTTTCCAACCTGAACGGGTCCCTGTCTACAAAGCCCTCGCCTCAGAATTCGCCGTCTTCGACCGGTGGTTCGCTGCGGTACCTGCGTCAACCCAACCGAACAGGCTCTATGTGCACTCTGCAACCTCTCACGGCGCCACCAGCAACGAcggatttcttctctctctgggTTACCCACAAAGAACCATCTTCGAGAACCTGGACCAGGCCGGGTTCAGTTTCGGGATTTACTATCAAAACCTTCCGACGACGTTGTTTTATCGGAATCTGAGGAAGCTGAAGTACGCGATGAAGTTTCGACCGTACGATCTGTTCTTTAAGAGAGATGCGAAGGAGGGGAGATTGCCGAATTATGTTGTGGTGGAACAGCGGTACTTTGATACGATACTGTGGCCGGCGAACGATGATCATCCGTCGCATGATGTGTATGATGGGCAGATGTTGGTGAAGGAAGTTTATGAGGCTTTGAGGACGGGCCCACAGTGGAATGAGACAATGCTTGTGATAACGTATGATGAGCATGGTGGGTTCTATGATCATGTGGCTACGCCGGTGAGTGGTGTCCCGAGTCCGGATGCTGTGGTTGGGCCTGAACcgttcttctttgggtttgacCGGTTGGGTGTTAGGGTTCCAACCATTGTCGTCTCCCCTTGGATCAACAAGGGTACTG TGGTTCATGGGCCCAATGGGTCACCCTTCCCCACATCAGAGTTCGAGCATTCATCCATACCTGCGACTGTGAAGAAGCTCTTCAACCTCTCTTCACCATTCTTGACGAGGAGGGATGAATGGGCTGGCACATTTGAAGGAATACTTCAGGGCAGGGCCGAGCCTAGAACTGATTGTCCAG TGGAATTGCCAACTCCAGTGAAGCTAAGGAAGGGTGAAGCCAAAGAAGATGCAAAGCTGAGTGAATTCCAAAAGGAACTAATCCATCTTGCGGCTGTGCTGAAAGGAGATCACCTCTTAACCACTTACCCTAAAAAGATTGGGAAGCAAATGACTGTCAAAGAGGGTAAACAATATGTTGAAGATGCTGTCAATCGTTTCTTTGAAGCAGTGCATTCTGCAAAGAGAATGGGTGTGGATGAAGAACAGATTGTCAAGATGAGACCCTCTCTCACCACAagatcatcatcttcttcaaaacCCATCATACACCACCCATAA
- the LOC122666701 gene encoding protein SMG7-like: protein MMTVPMDNLSAAPSQELVQRLYNKNIELENKRRKSVRARVPSDPNAWQQMRENYEAIILEDHAFSEQHDIEYALWQLHYRRIEELRAHFSAALASTVSSTSPGRKGPARPDRIAKIRSQFKTFLSEATGFYHDLILKIRAKYGLPLGYFSDDPENQTILAKDAKKSTEVKKGLLSCHRCLIYLGDLARYKGLYGEGDSKTRDYTAASSYYMQAASLWPSSGNPHHQLAILASYSGDDLVAIYRYFRSLAVDSPFSTARDNLIIAFEKNRQTYSQLPRDTKASVKAVPVRMTGKGRGKGEAKVLSKDTKTQVTSNKEITIPEIFKAFCIQFVRLNGVLFTRTSLETFAEVFSSVTSDLDELLCSGPEEELNFGSDAAENGLLVVRFVAILIFTVHNVNRGAEGQSYAEILQRSVLLQNAFTAAFEFMGHILKRCIQLHDPSSSYLLPGILVFVEWLACRPDIAVGSEVEEKQAAARSFFWNECISFLNKLMLNSLVSVDDDKDETCFFNIGRYEEGETANRLALWEDFELRGFLPILPAQLILDFSRKHSIAGDDGNKEKKARVQRIIAAGRALANVVRIDQQGIYFDQKLKKFAIGCEPQMSEDFMLATSDLTMSNGLTPDKKLNLGIVQPKAQYVEVEEEDEVIVFKPTVAEKPAGMDAPKWPSYEILQPTENVPKGEWNGYMGSVSAPLNNLSLHGALDFSSRPPASFANIVPQQMQPINASASKWLVEPEDSLANGIENISFAGNVPEPKLDLQGGFSVVQSHAPSLTLPPVNTTNGSVLSGQTKATETEIPSKFDSIMSSGATVDSLMVKPFSAFPPNSRKNPVSRPVRHFGPPPGFSHVPSKNLDEPMAGSDLKNENSLMDDYSWLDGYQFPSSTKGITQNSINHMTNLTPHLMNSSGLTGTISFPFPGKQANVQVQVENQKTWQEYQLQEQLKLYQGQQHQLQLQNGNQQFTPQPEQYQGQSLWSGRFFV, encoded by the exons ATGATGACTGTTCCGATGGATAACTTGTCTGCTGCTCCATCACAGGAGCTTGTCCAACGTCTTTACAACAAG AATATTGAGTTGGAGAATAAGCGCCGTAAGTCAGTGCGGGCAAGAGTCCCCTCAGATCCCAATGCATGGCAACAGATGCGTGAGAACTATGAAGCCATAATTCTTGAGGATCATGCTTTTTCTGAACAACATGATATAGAGTATGCACTATGGCAATTGCACTACAGGAGAATTGAGGAGCTGAGAGCACATTTCAGTGCTGCTCTTGCTTCTACAGTGTCGAGCACTTCTCCAGGTCGGAAAGGCCCTGCTCGTCCTGATCGTATTGCTAAAATCCGTTCTCAGTTTAAAACCTTTCTTTCAGAAGCAACTGGATTTTATCATGATCTAATATTGAAGATTAGAGCAAAATATGGGCTGCCTCTGGGTTATTTCTCTGATGATCCAGAGAATCAAACCATTCTTGCAAAAGATGCAAAGAAGTCTACTGAGGTGAAGAAAGGCTTGTTGTCCTGTCACCGTTGTCTGATATATTTGGGGGACCTTGCACGGTACAAAGGATTGTATGGAGAGGGTGATTCCAAAACGCGTGATTATACAGCTGCTTCAAGTTACTATATGCAGGCTGCTTCACTGTGGCCTTCAAGTGGCAATCCCCATCATCag CTTGCCATACTGGCTTCTTATTCAGGAGATGATTTGGTGGCAATTTACCGATACTTTAGGAGTCTGGCTGTGGATAGTCCTTTTTCTACTGCAAGGGACAACTTGATTATTGCATTTGAGAAG AACCGTCAGACCTACTCACAGCTACCTAGGGACACGAAGGCTTCTGTTAAGGCAGTTCCTGTGCGAATGACTgggaaaggaagaggaaaagggGAAGCAAAGGTTTTATCAAAGGATACCAAAACTCAAGTCACTTCAAACAAGGAGATAACTATACCTGAGATTTTTAAAGCATTCTGCATTCAATTTGTCCGGCTAAATGGCGTTCTTTTCACACGGACTAG CTTGGAGACCTTTGCAGAAGTCTTCTCTTCAGTTACCAGTGATCTAGATGAACTTCTTTGTTCTGGGCCAGAAGAGGAGCTTAATTTTGGTTCAGATGCAGCTGAGAACGGGCTTCTTGTTGTTAGGTTTGTAGCAATTCTTATATTCACGGTACATAATGTGAATAGGGGCGCTGAAGGCCAATCTTATGCTGAGATATTACAGCGTTCAGTTCTACTTCAGAATGCATTTACTGCTGCATTTGAGTTTATGGGACACATCCTCAAAAGATGCATACAGTTGCATGATCCCTCGTCAAGTTATCTCCTGCCTGGTATTTTGGTTTTTGTGGAATGGTTAGCTTGTCGACCAGATATTGCAGTTGGCAGTGAAGTTGAGGAAAAACAAGCTGCTGCTAGATCATTCTTTTGGAACGAGTGCATATCCTTTCTGAACAAGCTCATGTTGAACAGTTTAGTCTCTGTTGATGATGACAAAGATGAGACCTGCTTTTTCAATATTGGCCGGTATGAGGAAGGGGAAACTGCGAACAGACTTGCATTGTGGGAAGATTTTGAGTTGAGGGGGTTCTTGCCTATTCTTCCAGCGCAGCTGATATTGGATTTCTCGAGAAAGCATTCCATTGCCGGTGATGATGGGAATAAGGAGAAAAAAGCTCGTGTGCAAAGGATTATAGCTGCAGGAAGAGCCCTTGCAAATGTAGTACGGATTGATCAGCAAGGAATATATTTTGATCAGAAGCTGAAGAAATTTGCTATTGGTTGTGAGCCTCAAATGTCTGAAGATTTCATGCTTGCTACTTCGGATTTAACCATGTCAAATGGTTTGACACCagataaaaaattgaatttgggTATTGTGCAACCAAAAGCACAGTATGTGGAAGTAGAAGAGGAGGATGAAGTGATAGTATTTAAGCCAACTGTTGCTGAGAAGCCTGCTGGCATGGATGCTCCGAAGTGGCCCTCCTATGAGATCCTTCAGCCTACTGAAAATGTTCCTAAAGGTGAATGGAACGGTTATATGGGTTCTGTTTCAGCTCCTCTCAATAATCTTTCATTGCATGGTGCTTTGGATTTCAGTTCTCGACCACCTGCTTCTTTTGCTAATATTGTCCCGCAACAAATGCAACCAATTAATGCAAGTGCTTCAAAGTGGCTTGTGGAACCAGAGGATTCTCTTGCTAATGGGATTGAGAATATCAGCTTTGCTGGCAATGTGCCAGAGCCAAAACTCGATTTGCAGGGTGGCTTCAGTGTTGTACAGTCTCATGCGCCTTCACTCACCCTTCCTCCTGTGAATACAACCAATGGAAGTGTATTGTCTGGTCAGACAAAAGCCACAGAAACTGAAATACCATCCAAATTTGATTCGATTATGTCATCAGGAGCTACTGTTGATAGTCTTATGGTGAAGCCATTCTCAGCCTTTCCACCGAATTCAAGAAAGAACCCCGTGAGTCGACCGGTTAGGCATTTTGGGCCTCCACCAGGGTTTAGTCATGTTCCTTCCAAGAATTTGGATGAACCCATGGCGGgttcagatttgaagaatgagaATTCACTAATGGATGATTATAGCTGGCTGGATGGATATCAGTTTCCATCGTCGACCAAAGGCATTACACAGAACTCCATAAATCACATGACAAATTTGACCCCACATCTCATGAACAGCAGTGGCTTGACAGGGACAATCAGCTTTCCTTTTCCTGGAAAACAAGCTAATGTGCAGGTACAAGTGGAAAATCAGAAAACCTGGCAGGAGTACCAGCTTCAGGAGCAACTGAAACTATACCAGGGACAGCAGCATCAGCTGCAGCTCCAGAATGGGAATCAGCAATTTACTCCGCAGCCTGAGCAATATCAGGGACAATCTCTCTGGTCTGGTCGTTTCTTTGTGTGA